The Mycobacterium seoulense genome has a window encoding:
- a CDS encoding class I adenylate-forming enzyme family protein: MSRGSDVTYWALIAGAAQAASARPLLADDQGRSLTARQFHDAACATAAAFADRGIRAGTVVSWQLPTTLETMVVMAALARLGAVQNPIIPILREREVGFITDQLSSEYLVVPEVWRGFEHGALARALAATRGFEVIAVDLTTPPVDGELRLPRAGTDALPPPPTSAGDPRWVYYSSGTTAAPKGIRHTDASVIAGASGLVGTIGITDSDVDPIAFPVAHIGGAVMLAAALQTGMRLALFEVFDPATTPFSIAAHHPTFLGTATPFFVGFLEAQRAHGDEPLFPFLRGCLAGGAPITAELGRQIREAFGLPGIANAWGLTEFPVAASPSLSASPESLDHTVGKPTRGVSVRVVGGDEAELPAGQEGELRLKGPQCFLGYADAALDADAFDKDGWLRTGDLGLLDEDGNVRVTGRIKDAIIRNAENVSALEVENVLATHPSVADVAVIGVPDPRTGERVCAVVVPAPAEDVSLESLVRHCHSNGLSRYKHPERLVVVDALPRNQFGKVIKKDLREAFG, from the coding sequence ATGAGCCGCGGAAGCGACGTCACCTACTGGGCATTGATCGCCGGCGCGGCGCAAGCGGCATCGGCCCGGCCGCTGCTCGCCGACGACCAGGGGCGCAGCCTGACCGCACGTCAGTTCCACGATGCCGCCTGCGCGACGGCCGCCGCGTTCGCCGACCGCGGGATACGCGCGGGAACCGTCGTGTCCTGGCAGCTACCGACCACGCTCGAAACCATGGTCGTCATGGCGGCGCTGGCCCGGCTCGGTGCGGTGCAAAACCCGATCATCCCGATACTGCGAGAACGCGAGGTCGGCTTCATCACTGACCAGCTGTCCTCGGAATACCTGGTGGTTCCCGAGGTTTGGCGCGGTTTCGAGCACGGCGCGCTGGCGCGGGCCCTGGCAGCGACTCGCGGCTTCGAGGTCATCGCCGTCGACTTGACGACGCCGCCGGTCGACGGCGAGCTTCGACTGCCCCGCGCCGGCACCGATGCGCTACCGCCCCCGCCCACATCCGCCGGCGACCCGCGGTGGGTCTATTACTCGTCGGGAACGACAGCGGCGCCCAAGGGGATTCGTCATACCGACGCGTCGGTGATCGCCGGTGCCTCGGGGCTGGTCGGCACGATCGGCATCACCGACAGCGACGTCGACCCCATCGCCTTTCCGGTCGCCCACATCGGTGGGGCCGTGATGCTGGCCGCCGCGCTGCAGACCGGCATGCGGCTGGCCCTGTTCGAGGTGTTCGACCCGGCGACCACACCGTTTTCCATCGCGGCGCACCACCCGACTTTTCTGGGCACGGCGACCCCGTTCTTCGTCGGCTTCCTCGAGGCCCAACGAGCCCACGGCGACGAGCCGTTGTTCCCCTTCCTGCGCGGCTGCCTGGCCGGCGGTGCGCCCATCACCGCAGAACTGGGCCGCCAGATCCGGGAAGCCTTCGGCCTGCCCGGCATCGCCAACGCGTGGGGCCTCACCGAGTTTCCCGTGGCGGCCTCGCCGTCGCTCAGCGCCTCACCCGAGTCGCTCGACCACACCGTCGGCAAGCCGACACGGGGCGTCAGCGTCCGGGTGGTCGGGGGGGACGAAGCCGAACTGCCCGCCGGGCAGGAAGGGGAGCTGCGGCTCAAGGGGCCCCAGTGCTTTCTGGGTTACGCGGACGCCGCGCTCGACGCCGACGCCTTCGATAAGGACGGTTGGCTTCGCACCGGCGATCTCGGACTGCTCGACGAGGACGGCAACGTCCGCGTGACGGGTCGCATCAAGGATGCGATCATCCGCAACGCGGAGAACGTCTCGGCCCTCGAAGTCGAGAATGTGCTGGCCACCCATCCCTCGGTCGCCGACGTCGCGGTCATCGGCGTCCCCGACCCGCGCACCGGCGAGCGGGTCTGCGCGGTGGTGGTGCCCGCTCCCGCCGAGGACGTGTCGTTGGAATCGCTGGTGCGGCACTGCCATTCGAACGGATTGAGCCGCTACAAACATCCCGAGCGGCTGGTGGTCGTTGATGCGCTGCCGCGCAATCAATTCGGCAAGGTCATCAAGAAAGACCTCCGCGAAGCCTTCGGGTGA
- a CDS encoding acyl-CoA thioesterase domain-containing protein, protein MTETNCVPDDIAEAAQTPYFSRDESRFVPNQIGRGGWGPSLSGHVVGGLLGWAVERAVDDPQLLPARLTVDLPAPAALEPIELSTTVHHDRRRLRLVEAVLTQGGSPVARGSALFLRRGAQPEGRVWSPEVQMPPLPVDDGVQPSLFMRTYGWGAELQNPDPDWADTFGPKYTWLHETRSLIDGEPLTAFTRAAMAADITASLANWGTNGLQFINADYTLTLSRLPEGPHIGMASLTHYSHDGVATGSAVLVDRNGPIGSAVSVAIAHSGFRPAQVNSTNE, encoded by the coding sequence TTGACCGAAACGAATTGCGTGCCGGATGACATTGCCGAAGCGGCGCAGACGCCGTACTTCTCGCGCGATGAAAGCCGTTTCGTGCCAAATCAGATCGGCCGCGGTGGCTGGGGTCCGTCGCTCAGCGGGCATGTGGTCGGCGGACTGCTGGGCTGGGCGGTCGAGCGTGCAGTCGACGACCCGCAGCTGTTACCCGCCCGGCTGACAGTCGACCTTCCCGCACCGGCAGCGCTGGAACCGATCGAGCTGAGCACCACCGTGCACCATGATCGCCGGCGGCTACGCCTCGTCGAGGCGGTCCTCACCCAGGGAGGCTCTCCCGTCGCGCGGGGGAGCGCGCTGTTTCTGCGGCGCGGCGCGCAGCCCGAGGGGCGCGTCTGGTCCCCGGAAGTGCAGATGCCGCCGTTGCCCGTCGATGACGGTGTCCAGCCGTCGCTGTTCATGCGCACCTACGGCTGGGGCGCCGAACTGCAAAATCCCGACCCCGACTGGGCCGACACCTTCGGACCCAAATACACCTGGCTGCATGAGACACGATCGCTCATCGACGGCGAACCGCTCACTGCCTTCACCCGCGCGGCCATGGCGGCCGATATCACGGCTTCCCTTGCCAATTGGGGAACAAACGGTCTGCAGTTCATCAATGCCGACTACACGCTCACGCTGAGCCGGCTGCCGGAAGGTCCTCACATCGGCATGGCCTCCCTAACCCATTACAGCCACGACGGGGTGGCCACCGGATCGGCCGTCCTGGTCGACCGCAACGGTCCCATCGGCAGTGCGGTGTCGGTCGCGATAGCGCACTCCGGATTCCGCCCGGCACAGGTCAATTCGACGAACGAATGA
- a CDS encoding VIT1/CCC1 transporter family protein produces the protein MYIVAAVSSPSHPHPAEPHQGSVSSRLNWLRAGVLGANDGIVSTAGIVVGVAAATIERAPVLTAGSAGLVAGAVSMALGEYVSVSTQRDTEKALLHKERQELRDDPAAELDELAALYEAKGLNAATARTVAEELTDHNPLLAHAEVELGINPEELTNPWQAASSSALSFAVGASLPLVAILVPPAAWRIPVTVAAVLIALVITGAVSAGLGGAPKSRAVLRNVIGGGLALSITYAIGHLVGAAIA, from the coding sequence ATGTATATCGTTGCGGCCGTGTCGAGTCCGTCGCATCCGCATCCTGCCGAACCGCATCAAGGGTCGGTGTCGTCGAGGTTGAATTGGCTGCGCGCCGGGGTGCTGGGCGCCAACGATGGAATCGTCTCCACGGCGGGCATCGTCGTGGGGGTCGCGGCGGCGACGATAGAACGCGCCCCGGTGTTGACCGCCGGTAGCGCCGGACTGGTCGCCGGAGCGGTGTCGATGGCGCTGGGCGAATACGTGTCGGTCAGCACCCAGCGTGACACCGAGAAGGCGCTGTTGCACAAGGAGCGCCAGGAACTGCGCGACGATCCGGCCGCCGAGTTGGACGAGCTTGCCGCCCTCTACGAAGCGAAAGGCCTGAACGCGGCGACCGCCCGCACCGTCGCCGAGGAATTGACCGACCACAATCCGCTGCTCGCGCACGCCGAAGTCGAACTCGGGATCAATCCCGAGGAACTGACCAACCCCTGGCAGGCGGCGTCGTCCTCGGCGCTGTCGTTCGCGGTCGGCGCCTCCTTGCCGCTGGTCGCGATCCTGGTGCCGCCGGCCGCGTGGAGGATCCCGGTCACTGTCGCGGCGGTCCTCATCGCGCTGGTGATCACCGGGGCGGTGTCGGCGGGTTTGGGCGGGGCGCCCAAGAGCCGGGCGGTGCTCCGCAACGTCATCGGGGGCGGGCTCGCATTGTCGATCACCTACGCGATCGGCCACCTGGTAGGTGCGGCCATCGCCTGA
- a CDS encoding chitin-binding protein, translated as MKLKQLLGGITVAGALGAAALGMGTGAANAAPGGPPPGPAGNHGGPAPGGIHPPNAPGGPGGPGGPGGPGGPGGPGGPQGGPGGPGGPGHPGGPPGGPGGPGGPGGPGDLDHPGGPGGPGGPGGPWHGDPQRGYFRGAPWGDGPAPWGPGQPPRPDWDRPLPPPGGHWGYGPINYWGYQETPVWDPGFNQWGFWFFGVWIPL; from the coding sequence ATGAAACTTAAGCAATTACTTGGGGGGATCACCGTCGCGGGCGCCCTTGGGGCCGCCGCGCTGGGGATGGGTACCGGTGCGGCCAACGCCGCTCCGGGCGGACCACCGCCCGGTCCGGCGGGAAATCATGGTGGGCCGGCTCCCGGAGGCATTCATCCGCCGAACGCGCCCGGTGGCCCGGGTGGACCCGGCGGTCCGGGCGGACCGGGCGGACCCGGCGGCCCGGGTGGACCCCAGGGTGGGCCCGGTGGCCCGGGCGGCCCCGGCCATCCGGGCGGACCTCCGGGTGGACCGGGCGGACCGGGCGGACCCGGCGGACCTGGTGACCTCGATCATCCGGGTGGTCCCGGTGGGCCGGGCGGACCCGGGGGCCCGTGGCACGGAGATCCACAACGTGGTTACTTCCGCGGGGCCCCGTGGGGTGACGGGCCGGCGCCTTGGGGACCCGGGCAGCCGCCCCGTCCCGACTGGGACAGGCCGCTCCCGCCGCCCGGTGGCCACTGGGGATATGGCCCGATCAACTACTGGGGATACCAGGAGACTCCCGTCTGGGATCCCGGATTCAATCAGTGGGGGTTCTGGTTCTTCGGAGTCTGGATTCCGCTGTAG
- a CDS encoding class I SAM-dependent methyltransferase — protein sequence MTAPSRRAFNDAVTRLWGFLAPAYDLPFLQRWVYRPPHDEVIAQLRAHQARKIADIACGTGILSDRIARELQPDEIYGVDMSDGMLAQARARTDRVQWLRGPAEQLPFDDGALDAVVTTSAFHFFDQPAALREFHRVLAPGGLVAVAALSTRQPQLQAASTSRWKPQHNASPAEMRALFEGAGFVIGDQHRIRRPVWTRVISDLITVGTKG from the coding sequence ATGACGGCGCCGAGCCGCCGAGCGTTCAACGACGCCGTCACGCGGCTGTGGGGCTTCCTGGCCCCGGCCTACGATCTGCCGTTCCTGCAGCGGTGGGTATACCGCCCGCCGCACGATGAGGTGATTGCGCAGCTACGGGCTCACCAAGCCCGCAAGATCGCCGATATCGCCTGCGGCACAGGCATCCTCAGCGACCGTATCGCGCGCGAGCTGCAGCCCGACGAGATCTACGGTGTCGACATGTCCGACGGCATGCTCGCCCAGGCGCGTGCCCGAACCGACCGGGTGCAGTGGCTGCGGGGGCCGGCCGAACAACTGCCCTTCGACGACGGTGCCCTCGACGCGGTGGTGACCACGTCGGCGTTCCACTTCTTCGACCAGCCGGCGGCGTTGCGCGAATTCCACCGTGTGCTGGCACCCGGCGGGTTGGTGGCGGTCGCGGCCCTCAGTACGCGGCAACCGCAGCTACAAGCGGCCTCGACGAGTAGATGGAAGCCGCAGCACAATGCGTCGCCTGCGGAGATGCGGGCGTTGTTCGAAGGCGCCGGGTTCGTCATCGGCGATCAGCACCGCATTCGTCGGCCGGTTTGGACGCGGGTCATTTCCGACCTGATCACGGTCGGCACCAAGGGCTGA
- a CDS encoding SAM-dependent methyltransferase: MPRTDNDSWDLATSVGATATMVAAARAIATKADNPLIHDRFAEPLVRAVGVDFFTRWVDGDLVGADVDDHESGWKLEHMPAAMAARTRFFDTFFRDAAQAGIRQAVILASGLDSRAYRLAWPADMVVFEIDQPEVIEFKTTTLAKLGAAPQADLRTVAIDLRRDWPKALVEAGFDQSRPTAWIAEGLFGYLPPDAQDRLLDNISALSAEGSRVAVEAIPDRPQQDVEKAREMMRRATAKWRDHGFELDWEELGFEGERNDVAEYLNNLGWQTVGTRMSELLAGSGLAAIPQTNDSVSVADTVYYSSVLGK, translated from the coding sequence ATGCCACGCACAGACAACGACTCTTGGGATTTGGCCACCAGTGTGGGCGCGACGGCCACGATGGTGGCCGCGGCCCGGGCGATCGCGACCAAGGCCGACAACCCGCTGATCCACGACCGGTTCGCCGAACCGCTGGTCCGCGCCGTCGGTGTGGACTTCTTCACGCGATGGGTCGATGGCGACCTTGTCGGCGCAGACGTCGACGACCACGAATCCGGCTGGAAACTCGAGCACATGCCCGCCGCCATGGCCGCCCGGACCCGGTTCTTCGACACCTTCTTTCGCGACGCGGCGCAAGCCGGAATCCGTCAGGCCGTGATCCTGGCGTCCGGCCTCGACTCGCGCGCCTACCGGTTGGCGTGGCCCGCCGACATGGTGGTGTTCGAGATCGACCAGCCCGAGGTGATCGAGTTCAAGACCACCACCCTGGCCAAGCTGGGCGCCGCCCCACAGGCAGACCTGCGCACGGTGGCCATCGATTTGCGGCGCGACTGGCCGAAAGCCTTGGTGGAAGCGGGTTTTGACCAGAGCCGCCCGACCGCGTGGATCGCCGAAGGCCTCTTCGGCTACCTGCCGCCAGACGCTCAGGACCGCCTGCTGGACAACATCTCCGCGTTGAGCGCCGAAGGCAGCAGGGTGGCTGTCGAGGCCATCCCGGACCGGCCGCAGCAGGACGTCGAGAAGGCGCGGGAGATGATGCGCAGGGCCACCGCGAAATGGCGCGACCATGGCTTCGAGCTTGATTGGGAGGAGCTGGGTTTCGAGGGTGAACGCAACGACGTCGCCGAGTACCTGAACAACCTCGGCTGGCAGACGGTCGGCACCAGGATGAGCGAGCTGTTGGCCGGCAGCGGTCTTGCGGCGATTCCGCAGACGAACGACTCGGTGTCCGTCGCCGACACCGTCTATTACAGCTCCGTTCTGGGCAAATGA
- a CDS encoding nitroreductase family deazaflavin-dependent oxidoreductase: MDDDMRSEREFNQHNIEEFRRNGGKVGGQFEGFPLLLLTSTGARSGAQRVNPVAYFDIDGKLYIVGSAAGRDNNPAWVHNIRANPRVTVEIGSQAPKPATVRELSCDERDFVYGVVVERAPGFGEYQERTDRVIPVFQLVTE, encoded by the coding sequence ATGGACGACGACATGCGTTCGGAGCGTGAATTCAACCAGCACAACATCGAGGAATTCCGCCGCAACGGGGGCAAGGTCGGCGGGCAGTTCGAGGGTTTCCCGTTGCTGCTGTTGACCTCGACCGGTGCGCGAAGCGGTGCGCAGCGGGTGAACCCCGTCGCTTACTTCGACATCGACGGCAAGCTCTATATCGTCGGCTCCGCCGCGGGCCGGGACAACAACCCCGCCTGGGTGCACAACATCCGCGCCAACCCGCGGGTGACGGTGGAGATCGGCTCGCAGGCCCCCAAGCCGGCGACCGTGCGCGAATTGTCGTGCGACGAGCGCGATTTCGTGTACGGAGTCGTCGTCGAGCGAGCGCCGGGGTTCGGCGAGTACCAGGAGCGCACCGACCGGGTCATCCCGGTCTTCCAACTGGTCACCGAATAA
- a CDS encoding YihY/virulence factor BrkB family protein, producing MVGWLDRLQRRNRAAGVAIAVIYKYLDDQGGYLSALITYYGFVSLFPLLLLLTTGLGVVLAGRPDLQEQVLHSTLSQFPVIGSQLHQPAGLSGGTVAVVVGVAGALYGGLGVGQAVQNAMDSVWAVPRNNRPDPLRSRLRSLVLLVVLGSAAMAATALSAAGQATGALGVFGKIGVALVAVGINALICLVAFRVTTARGLTYRQVLPGALAAATIWQVLQWGGAGYIRHTVKTASATNSVFALVLGLLAFLFLVSSTLVLCAEINVVLVERLYPRALLTPFTDDAELTPADRKTYTKKAKAERFKGFQRVSVKFGDLARKASRPRTPTPPTIRSRPAG from the coding sequence ATGGTCGGCTGGCTGGACAGGCTGCAGCGACGAAACCGCGCCGCGGGCGTGGCGATCGCCGTGATTTACAAGTACCTCGATGACCAAGGCGGGTACCTGTCCGCCCTGATCACCTACTACGGGTTCGTGTCGCTGTTCCCCCTGCTGCTGCTGTTGACGACGGGCCTCGGGGTGGTCCTGGCCGGCCGCCCCGATCTGCAGGAACAGGTGCTGCACAGCACGTTGAGCCAGTTCCCGGTGATCGGCAGCCAGCTCCATCAGCCCGCGGGCCTCAGCGGAGGGACCGTCGCCGTGGTCGTCGGCGTCGCGGGGGCGCTGTACGGCGGCCTGGGGGTCGGTCAGGCGGTGCAGAACGCGATGGACTCGGTATGGGCCGTACCGAGGAACAACCGTCCGGACCCGCTCCGTTCCCGCCTGCGCAGCCTGGTGTTGTTGGTGGTCCTCGGCTCGGCGGCCATGGCCGCCACCGCGCTGTCCGCGGCCGGCCAGGCTACCGGAGCGCTGGGCGTGTTCGGAAAGATCGGCGTCGCTCTGGTCGCGGTGGGGATCAACGCTCTGATCTGCCTCGTGGCGTTTCGTGTGACCACCGCGCGGGGGCTCACCTATCGCCAGGTGTTGCCGGGAGCGCTTGCGGCAGCGACGATTTGGCAGGTATTGCAGTGGGGCGGTGCCGGATACATCCGGCACACGGTGAAGACGGCCAGCGCCACCAACAGCGTCTTCGCGTTGGTGCTGGGATTGCTGGCCTTCCTGTTCCTGGTCTCGTCGACGCTGGTTTTGTGCGCGGAAATCAATGTCGTTCTCGTGGAACGGCTTTACCCGCGCGCTCTGCTCACTCCATTCACCGATGACGCGGAACTCACACCGGCCGACCGCAAGACTTACACCAAAAAGGCAAAGGCCGAGCGGTTCAAGGGATTTCAGCGCGTCAGCGTCAAGTTCGGCGACCTCGCCCGCAAGGCGAGCCGGCCCCGGACACCGACGCCTCCGACCATCCGCAGCCGGCCCGCCGGTTAG
- a CDS encoding DUF3072 domain-containing protein, which translates to MTTDGTRHAPSENPEKDTSRWVTGDEPMTGPQRSYVHTLAQEAGRDVPDDMTKAQASELIDELQQQTGRGN; encoded by the coding sequence ATGACGACTGACGGCACGCGGCACGCGCCGAGTGAGAATCCCGAGAAGGACACGTCCCGGTGGGTCACCGGCGACGAGCCGATGACCGGTCCCCAGCGCAGCTACGTGCACACGCTGGCCCAAGAGGCCGGGCGCGACGTTCCCGACGACATGACGAAGGCTCAAGCCTCGGAGCTCATCGACGAGCTCCAGCAACAAACCGGCCGCGGCAACTGA
- a CDS encoding DUF2505 domain-containing protein encodes MSRSFDILIESPASVEQIHTTFGREDYWLARLRASNAPTTLDSLVVDADGTVAIRATQHVSRQVMPTLIAKAIPGELKIVHSETWRPAGDGEVRGQISVVSSGGVGSGRAEAWMAPAGNGARLRFAVQVAVKIPLVGRKLEKSMEADLAESIPALQRFTATWIADNT; translated from the coding sequence ATGTCGCGTTCCTTCGACATCCTGATCGAGTCGCCGGCCAGCGTGGAGCAAATCCACACGACGTTCGGCCGCGAGGACTACTGGCTGGCCCGCCTTCGAGCCAGCAACGCTCCCACGACGCTGGATTCGCTGGTCGTCGACGCCGACGGCACGGTGGCGATCCGCGCCACCCAACACGTGTCCCGCCAGGTTATGCCGACGCTCATCGCCAAAGCCATCCCCGGCGAGCTGAAGATCGTGCATAGCGAGACGTGGCGCCCGGCCGGCGACGGCGAGGTCCGTGGGCAGATCAGCGTGGTGTCGTCCGGCGGGGTGGGATCGGGCCGCGCGGAAGCCTGGATGGCCCCCGCGGGCAACGGCGCGCGACTGCGCTTCGCCGTGCAGGTGGCGGTGAAGATCCCGCTCGTCGGCCGCAAGCTCGAAAAGTCGATGGAAGCCGATCTGGCAGAGAGCATTCCGGCGCTGCAGCGCTTCACCGCCACCTGGATCGCCGACAACACCTGA
- a CDS encoding STAS domain-containing protein, giving the protein MATTLTLDTARRTDGELMLVASGEIDLSNIDAFVHALTSASGEAAGGGPLTVDLSGVEYLDSAAINALFTHANHIHLIAHPILMPILTISGLTELVAVEPASPVAEG; this is encoded by the coding sequence ATGGCCACGACGCTCACCCTCGACACCGCGCGCCGCACCGACGGGGAATTGATGCTGGTCGCCTCGGGGGAGATCGACCTGAGCAACATCGACGCCTTCGTCCACGCCCTCACCAGCGCCAGCGGCGAGGCCGCCGGTGGCGGCCCGCTCACCGTCGACCTCAGCGGCGTCGAGTACCTCGACAGCGCCGCGATCAACGCGTTGTTCACCCACGCCAACCACATCCATCTGATCGCCCACCCGATTCTGATGCCCATCCTCACCATCAGCGGCCTGACCGAACTCGTCGCCGTGGAGCCCGCGTCACCGGTCGCGGAAGGCTGA
- a CDS encoding SpoIIE family protein phosphatase produces the protein MGNEGGGSAFTWQGRRELVSQIHEQLDELVAARDQMEHLVRVISEVGSDLDLDVTLHRIVKGAMELTGSRYAALGVRAPDGTLAAFVRAGIDEPTARRLGDLPVGDGLRLDDVSAHPQAGELRAHDPPMRALLGLPITVRSADFGSLYLVDDRPGRVFTDSQAAAVRALAIAAAAAIDNARLFERERESAKWTKASREITTALLSGDPQTGPLQLIVNRALELADAEQAILLVPKEPDLPADEVDTLVVAATAGRYSSEVIGRQVPMDGSTTGGVARRGLPLITDSFQYPIEGFTDVGERSAIVMPLIADGAVLGVIAVARDPQQSPFGDDYLELVSDFARHAAIALALAAGREHALNQELAQADTVDDAVTAAAEELRRLWRARRVLAVTFPTPSSTTETAEGVPQVVSVGEAAQWNDLPPHTQQILSSLRDGEFLTPSSGEAGTAGIALQHPEGVLVVWIDLAERRPFTLEDQTLLTVLAGRLGQGLQRVHQVDQQRETALALQHAILGPADLPHGFAVRYQAASAPLQVGGDWYDVVDLDDGRIAMVVGDCVGHGLAAATVMGQVRSACRALLFENPSPGAALAGMDRFAARLPGAQCTTAVCAVLNPETGELVYSSAGHPPPILVHADGTTEMLDAGHTIALGVRADWSRPEARVTLPARATLLLYTDGLVERRRTALGQGISRAAALVQEGRASTLDDLANQIMSGLAPGGGYQDDVVLLLYRHPAPLELTFPADVSHLAPARTALRTWLTRTRLDPEQAMNVLVAAGEAVSNAIEHGHRDKPEGTIRLGATALVDQVRLTITDTGSWKPPQPASYPHRGRGIALMRGLMHDVTINPDAAGTTVHLSARIT, from the coding sequence ATGGGCAACGAAGGGGGTGGATCGGCGTTCACCTGGCAGGGCCGGCGCGAGCTGGTGAGCCAGATACATGAGCAACTCGACGAGCTGGTGGCGGCTCGCGACCAGATGGAACATCTGGTGCGGGTCATCAGCGAGGTTGGTTCCGATCTCGACCTGGACGTGACGCTGCATCGCATCGTCAAGGGCGCGATGGAGCTGACCGGCTCCCGCTACGCAGCCCTGGGCGTCCGCGCTCCCGACGGCACCCTGGCCGCTTTCGTCCGCGCGGGCATCGACGAACCAACGGCGCGGCGGCTCGGCGATCTGCCGGTGGGCGACGGCCTGCGCCTCGACGATGTCAGTGCCCATCCGCAGGCGGGCGAGCTGCGGGCCCACGATCCGCCGATGCGGGCGCTGCTCGGGTTACCGATCACGGTGCGGTCGGCCGACTTCGGGAGCCTGTATCTGGTGGACGACCGGCCGGGCCGGGTCTTCACCGACTCCCAGGCGGCCGCCGTGCGGGCGCTGGCGATCGCGGCCGCGGCGGCCATCGACAACGCGCGGCTGTTCGAGCGGGAACGTGAATCGGCGAAATGGACCAAGGCCAGCCGCGAGATCACGACCGCGCTGCTGTCGGGCGACCCGCAGACCGGGCCGTTGCAGCTGATCGTGAACCGGGCGCTGGAGTTGGCCGACGCCGAACAGGCGATTCTGCTGGTGCCCAAGGAGCCGGACCTGCCCGCCGACGAGGTCGACACCCTGGTCGTGGCCGCCACGGCCGGGCGGTACTCCTCGGAGGTGATCGGTCGCCAGGTGCCGATGGACGGCTCCACCACGGGCGGTGTGGCGCGGCGCGGCCTGCCGCTGATCACCGACTCCTTCCAATATCCGATCGAGGGATTCACCGACGTCGGTGAACGCTCAGCGATCGTCATGCCGCTGATCGCCGACGGCGCCGTACTCGGCGTCATCGCCGTTGCCCGCGACCCGCAGCAGTCGCCGTTCGGCGACGATTACCTCGAGCTCGTCAGCGACTTCGCCCGGCATGCGGCCATCGCCCTGGCGCTGGCGGCCGGCCGCGAACATGCGCTCAACCAGGAGCTCGCTCAAGCGGACACCGTCGACGACGCGGTCACCGCCGCGGCCGAGGAATTGCGCCGGCTGTGGCGGGCCCGCCGGGTCCTGGCCGTCACCTTCCCGACCCCCAGTTCCACCACCGAAACCGCCGAGGGCGTACCGCAAGTCGTGTCGGTCGGCGAGGCCGCGCAGTGGAACGACCTGCCGCCGCATACCCAGCAGATCCTGAGCTCGCTGCGCGACGGCGAGTTCCTCACCCCGAGCTCCGGGGAAGCCGGGACGGCGGGCATCGCGCTGCAGCATCCGGAGGGCGTGCTCGTCGTCTGGATCGATCTGGCCGAGCGGCGGCCGTTCACCCTCGAGGACCAGACCCTGCTCACGGTGCTGGCGGGCCGCCTGGGCCAGGGCCTGCAGCGGGTCCACCAGGTCGACCAGCAGCGCGAAACCGCCCTGGCGCTGCAGCACGCCATCCTGGGCCCCGCTGACCTGCCGCACGGCTTCGCGGTGCGCTATCAGGCCGCCAGCGCGCCCCTGCAGGTGGGCGGCGACTGGTACGACGTCGTCGACCTGGACGACGGGCGCATCGCGATGGTCGTCGGCGACTGCGTGGGGCATGGCCTGGCCGCCGCCACCGTGATGGGCCAGGTGCGCAGCGCCTGCCGCGCATTGCTGTTCGAAAACCCCAGCCCGGGGGCCGCTCTCGCCGGGATGGATCGGTTCGCCGCGCGGTTGCCCGGCGCCCAGTGCACCACCGCCGTCTGCGCGGTGCTCAACCCCGAGACCGGTGAGCTGGTGTACTCCAGTGCCGGGCACCCGCCGCCCATCCTGGTCCACGCGGACGGCACCACCGAGATGCTCGACGCCGGCCACACCATCGCGCTGGGGGTACGAGCCGACTGGTCGCGTCCCGAGGCGCGGGTGACCCTGCCGGCGCGCGCGACCCTGTTGCTCTACACCGACGGGCTGGTCGAACGGCGCCGCACGGCGCTGGGGCAGGGCATCTCCCGCGCCGCCGCGCTCGTGCAGGAGGGCCGGGCGTCCACGCTCGACGACTTGGCGAACCAGATCATGTCGGGGCTGGCCCCCGGCGGGGGGTATCAGGACGACGTCGTCCTCCTGCTGTACCGCCATCCCGCGCCGCTGGAGCTGACGTTCCCCGCCGACGTCAGCCACCTCGCCCCGGCCCGAACGGCGTTGCGCACCTGGTTGACTCGGACCCGGCTGGACCCGGAACAGGCGATGAACGTGCTCGTCGCCGCGGGGGAGGCCGTCTCCAACGCCATCGAGCACGGTCACCGCGACAAACCGGAGGGCACGATCAGGCTGGGCGCGACCGCGCTGGTCGACCAGGTGCGGTTGACCATCACCGATACGGGCTCGTGGAAGCCTCCGCAACCGGCCAGCTATCCCCACCGGGGCCGGGGTATCGCCCTCATGCGAGGGCTCATGCACGACGTCACCATCAACCCCGACGCAGCGGGAACCACGGTCCACCTATCCGCGAGGATCACATGA